In a single window of the Silurus meridionalis isolate SWU-2019-XX chromosome 8, ASM1480568v1, whole genome shotgun sequence genome:
- the klf11b gene encoding Krueppel-like factor 11b — MSTRLFPNIDESSQGAQMDVHRPYMERRRHDSEHSLCSVPESNDLEAAEALVCMSSWFQSSQRSGSLKPRPLTPASDSCDSLLHPEPPETPGDFVSLSSLCMTPPHSPSFPETTAHIPVPSSPCPVKKTCTSIISARLQQPVVTSCSEMSAPGRFPTSEKPSFQPCRSMATSVIRHTADSSVYQNIPHAVQHQQSTPIHIQPPKQPQVPLPAFSPCQSHTSSTTSATCVNSSSQSSNDKIIFKSTSNSPLSTASPPIICQMFPVAQPGLISAAFIQSSASKSILPQPIFVGSSVPQGTVMLVMPRASVSQTSPCSQQAVVTVGNTKLLPLAPAPIYLPSGQSGTTQSEFSRRRNYVCSFPGCRKTYFKSSHLKAHLRTHTGEKPFSCNWEGCDKKFARSDELSRHRRTHTGEKKFICPVCDRRFMRSDHLTKHARRHMTTKKVPSWQTEVRNLNKITTAKALPISMLLPASN; from the exons ATGTCCACGCGGCTTTTCCCGAATATAGACGAATCATCTCAG GGAGCTCAGATGGACGTTCACAGGCCGTATATGGAGAGGCGAAGGCATGACAGTGAGCACTCTTTGTGCAGCGTGCCAGAGTCCAACGATCTGGAGGCGGCTGAAGCCCTTGTCTGCATGAGCTCCTGGTTTCAGTCATCCCAAAGATCCGGCAGCTTGAAACCTCGTCCTCTGACCCCAGCCTCTGATTCGTGCGATTCCCTCTTGCATCCTGAACCCCCGGAGACCCCTGGAGactttgtttctctctcctccttg TGTATGACGCCACCTCACAGCCCCAGTTTTCCTGAGACCACTGCTCACATCCCAGTTCCCTCTTCACCCTGCCCTGTAAAAAAGACTTGCACCAGTATAATCAGTGCCAGGCTCCAGCAACCTGTCGTGACCTCCTGTTCTGAGATGTCAGCTCCTGGGAGGTTTCCCACTTCTGagaaaccttcttttcaacctTGCAGATCCATGGCTACCAGTGTCATCCGGCACACAGCTGACAGTTCAGTTTACCAGAACATTCCACACGCTGTCCAACATCAACAATCGACCCCCATACACATTCAGCCGCCAAAACAGCCACAAGTTCCTTTACCAGCCTTTTCACCTTGCCAATCCCACACATCCAGCACCACATCAGCAACATGTGTAAACAGCAGTAGCCAGTCCTCCAATGACAAAATCATTTTCAAATCTACTTCTAATTCACCACTTTCCACAGCCAGTCCACCTATCATATGCCAGATGTTCCCAGTGGCTCAACCAGGACTTATTTCCGCAGCATTTATCCAGAGTTCCGCTTCAAAGTCAATTTTGCCACAACCAATTTTTGTTGGTTCTTCAGTTCCACAAGGTACTGTGATGCTGGTAATGCCCCGGGCTTCTGTATCTCAGACATCGCCGTGCTCACAGCAGGCAGTTGTGACTGTAGGCAACACCAAACTATTGCCTCTGGCACCAGCACCTATCTATCTACCCTCAGGGCAGAGTGGCACCACACAATCAGAGTTCTCTCGTAGGCGCAACTATGTTTGCAGCTTCCCTGGCTGCAGGAAGACTTATTTTAAAAGCTCTCACCTCAAGGCACACCTTAGAACACACACAG GCGAGAAGCCATTCAGCTGTAACTGGGAGGGCTGCGACAAAAAATTTGCACGCTCTGATGAGCTTTCCCGTCACCGGAGAACACATACCGGCGAGAAAAAGTTCATCTGCCCTGTTTGCGACAGGCGCTTCATGCGCAGTGACCACCTTAC